In Ananas comosus cultivar F153 linkage group 10, ASM154086v1, whole genome shotgun sequence, the sequence CAACATTGACATGTACAAGAACTGGGCCAGCAAGATCACTTTCCATGTTGGAGATTCCCTTTGTGAGTATTGAGTCCCCAAGAATagattcattttctttcttcttctgttTCAAATCGGTCTTTCGAAAGTACGCTCTTTATCACTGTTTTAAAATTCGTGCCAAGTAAAATATAAGAACATTTTTCGGTCTCAGTGTTCACGTACCAGAACGACTCTGTGGTGAGGGTGGATAAAAGAGGGTACTACCACTGCAACGAGAGCGGCCGCGGATCCATGTTCAAGGACGGGAACACTCTCTTCGTCCTCGATGAGCCCGGGTTCTGCTACTTCGTCAGCGGCGACGTCGACCACTGCAGGAAAGGCCAGAGGCTGATGGTCGAGGTCGCGGGCCAGCAGCGGCCGCCTCCGCTGGTGCCGGTTATGGCCGGGCCATCTCCTGCACCCCTCCCAAGTGCCGCGGCCTTGCGGGAAGCGTCGAGTTTTCGTAGTTTGGTGTTTTTAGGGGCCCTCCTCTTGATTGAGATTTGCTGGGATTGAATTT encodes:
- the LOC109716784 gene encoding mavicyanin-like — its product is MASPYFGRRVIILVAIVAASLGILAAAVNRYKVGDAAGWRLPDDNNIDMYKNWASKITFHVGDSLLFTYQNDSVVRVDKRGYYHCNESGRGSMFKDGNTLFVLDEPGFCYFVSGDVDHCRKGQRLMVEVAGQQRPPPLVPVMAGPSPAPLPSAAALREASSFRSLVFLGALLLIEICWD